A window of Liolophura sinensis isolate JHLJ2023 chromosome 4, CUHK_Ljap_v2, whole genome shotgun sequence genomic DNA:
CATTGAGACTATATTAACAACGGACTAAACGATATTGGGTCATTCCACTTCGACGCACGCCTAGCTCAGAGGCCGAACTGTGACAAGTTTTTTAAGCGGAGCTCACACAGGATTAACCTTAGCTACTAgggcggatgctctaaccacttggccattgCAATATTATCTAATAATCAATAGATTGAtccagttattattattattcaaacAATTGGTTCCTTAAAGTTCTGTAATTTAATATCAATTTTTTTACGCCAATTCTTCAAGTAAGTTGACCCATCGAGTTTTATTAAAGGACTCGATCTTGTAAAAATTAATCAACTAATAGAACAGAATTGTTGTCGAAGTCTTAGTAGGCCTTTCTTCAGACAAAAGAAAGTGTCTTTGGAAATGGCTATTGAGATTAAAATTGGCTAAGAACGTCTCTTCAGACTTTATGAGTGGTATACAAATTCTGACCTTGAGGCTTAGTTATACGTTTTGAACTTACTGTTCGAATAAGATGGGACGGCAGTAGTTTCTAGTTGTTGAACATGACACTTCCGGAAACATATGACAAAGTCGTTGTGTACAAGTATATCCGAAAGTAGGACATTCTGTATGAAGTTTTCctttaaacagtttttaaaaatgacacgatttcacaaaatgtataatgttCAAGGATGAATATTTCTTCTTGGCTTTTAACGTGAAACCCAATACGAAAGTGTACGAGTGAATCTGACTGTACGCGCTCAGCGTTTATCTTCCTGTACCTTCAATAGTTTTGAAATATAAGAAGTACATCTGGGCTCGTGTGATCAGAGTCTAAACTGAACTTAAAGCCCGTTAGGTGCAAAATGCAAAGTCACGAATGTTGTTTGTATCTACATGATGTTTCTCTGACTATAAAAAGATAATCCAGTATGGCATGAAATCTTTCCTATGTAATTAGCTGTGAATAAGTCAGGGCACGGTCACGAAAAATCATGCTATTATTTTGTGatcgaaaaaaaataaaaaaaattacctcaTTCGATGACTTTAGGTTGGAGAAAATGTATGTCTCTTATTGCATCTTCATGATGTTAACATGAACGTATGGCAAATCGGGTTCGGGTTGACAAATGTCTGTATAAATCTAATTTCTTACACTGTGCCTGAAATACTGGGCAGTTTTATACTTGATGACACACTCCTCACTTCTTCATAACCCAGTAGATCCGTTGATCAGTTTCGCGTATTACACAAGTAGTGTTACTCCGAAATACGTTAGCTTTATTTTAGATtcaatatttcatcattttattttgtcatcatcAGAAGTTTCTGCATTTCTTCATGTTCGCTATAAATGATTTGAATGCTACACGATGAACTCCAGTGTTTATAAGGTGGAGAAGTTGTACCTCGCCATCTTGTGGaatttttaaatgaatgtagataaaaatacatttttgcaaTGGGTCAAACACTTACGTGAAATTGTCGAGGCGTGAAGCAGGGTGTTGGATCCTGGGCCAATATGGCCACAGCCGATATTAAGAGTAGCAAAGCGATCTGCATCGTGGATCTCCAAATTAAGCTCCTAGCATTACCGGTGCACTACATACACGAAAAGGAAGAGGGCAATGTCTTCATCCAGACACCTTAATATCGCGAATTGAGGGGGCGTGGTTGAAACCACGTGTTACGGCAAGTCACGTGGGGAGTGTCTTGGGTCGTGGATTGATACAATGACCCTCATGATAACCAGCCCTGTTAAGGCCAGAGGTGAACCTTTGGCTGAGGGTTCAAGGGGCAGACTCGAGGAGATAACGACTTGTAAACCCCGTCCAGGTCTCAACACGTGGTGTCAGTAGCATTGTTGACATGGGTGCCCAGATAACACCGTGTTAGACAATTAGAGTCTCTGTTGGGAAAAGTGGCCATCTTGAAAAAGAGGGAAGATTTCGATAAGACAGCCTTCAGGTTTAGGAGTAATGGTTGATACTTAATCTGAATTTGATCTCAATGTACACTTGTCCGACAACACCCGAATGAGCGTATACCACATGTTGTTCCTTATTAAGAAGAACAATGAGCATTTCCACAATGTGCTTTTCGTCAAGATATCCTGGATACACACCATGATGAGGAATTGTTAAACTCTTGTCATTCAGAGTGCTTTAGAAGGCCAGCTGAATGCAGCTGTGAATGACATCTTAATGATAATGTCGCAAGTTCGAATCCGCAGTCTGTCGCTGTGTTTAATTTTCATACCGAAGAAAATCGTCCTATAATGGTTGCTGTTGGTAAAGGAAAAACATTACAGAAATAACTCTCTCACTCAGGTCAGACAGTCCAAAAGGTCAAAAACAGAGCAGCTCATCGGAATTTTATCTTAAACCATATGATCACAAATAATTAATGaattgatttctttttaattataGAATTTTCTCCTTTTTAGACGGATCAACACTCATTTGGacaataataatgaaaacagcatgtgattaaaatgtttaagaACCAAAATAATATCAGATCTCTTAccccaaaaatgttttattcaatttcagtttatataaaaaatgtaaagatgACGTTCACACAAACACGGCCCAGATTCTGCGTGATAGTTTTACAGCATTAATAATTACGACATGGAACACCCGATTTATGGCATTAAAAGATGGCGCTACATTCCCAGGAAGTGCTTGGGTTGTGGAACCCATTTGGCGGAGCGGCATTCACTGGGTGGCGTGAAGACACTGGTGTCAGGGATGCCCATCTGGAAGTCACGGTAGAACTCTGACACTGTAGCTGTAACGTCCCCTCGGGTCACGTACACGAAGCGGAGAGGGTAGCATTTCTGCGCAGTGAACTCGACAAGCAAAGACTCACCTGAAATGAAACTCACtaattcatattttgtttaaatccGTCAGTGAGTTTCTGCAAACACGTAAATTGCCGAAGTTCTACTATTTACAGCATTCTTATGTATAAATTTAgtaggatatttatttatttgattggtgttttacgccgtactcaagaatatttcacttttacgacggctgccagcattacggtgggaggaaacgggggcaggttgctgacagaccttcccacgtaatttcggagaggaagccagcatgagctggacttgaagtcacagcgaccgcattggtgagagactcatgggtcattacgctgcgctagcgcgctaaccaagtgagccacggacCCGAAATGcaattacaaaaatgaaatctgacATTGAAAGCGGTAGGCTTGGGTGCTTTAACTGGCAACAAACATATCCATCGCTGTGCTGATCATTTTATTATGATATTTTAATTGAACCTCTCCCAGTCATTTTTTAgggtggaggaagccagggGTTGCCTACCCGATATACCCCCGGACTTAAAGCCGTTCAAAACCTTGAATTAAGTTATATCACTGTGCATACAAGCATGCAAACATGTCTACTGGGCTAAACATTAGGAATGACGTCTCGTATCCTTACGATTTTTAGTGAAGAAGCTAGAATACTTCGGTATACTGTGGAATGCTTACTTTTTCTGAGTGGAACTCTGTCGGACCACTGACTGGCATAAATCACCTCCCCTGGTCCACCAAACGATAACTGATCCTCAAAGGTGGAGTTAGGAGCGATAGCGATTGAGCGCCATGTTGGATTTGGGGTCTTGGTACAAACGTGAGTCTTGTGGTCGATGGTGTAGAGAACCTTTTCTTGGACGAGAACGATGTAGGTGAAAAATCTGACCAAAGCAacgaaaaataaaaattagaatCTATACTCAGCGAGTAAAAATAACATTGatgatatattttgtacatataattgAATGTATACTTTTCTTGTCATAACATGCTGTATCATATATTGCACTGCTTATGAAAGATGTCCACTAAGCAGTTTCAGGTAAAAACTGATAACAAAAAGGGTAACTTTCATATCCTTAACTAGGCTCGACGGTAAAACACCGAGCGGGGGCTGCCGAGCGCCTAATCGtcgccgaggtggttagcgtccagcacagcgaaatgacccagaagcctcacaccaatgcctCGTGGAAAGTCAAATATCATTCAAATGTTCTTGGGAATAGTGTAAAACGcaaatcagttaaataaataaataacaaacaaatgaataaataaatgaaaaaaaataaaaacaccgAGCGTTTAACAGATAAATTAGAATGTAATATGACACGGTTCATAATATGGTCATACGATCTGAATGCACTGTGATTCAGAGATTATATTTGGACATGATGAATGAGACATTCGTTTAGTCCCTGATGAAAAGcgttgtaaaacacaaaaagtgCTAGTATCGAAGCGAATCTTCTCTACTATATCAAATATGAACGGTACAAGACGACAGCACGGAGCTACGAAGTGCAACCAACTCAGGGAAAAAGTAACTGTTATTACATATGATTCCCGTGATGTCTTGTGGTAACAAGAATATAGTCGTGTGGTGAGAATGTTCTAAAAGACGATCATGAACACTCCCGTGTTGTACTGAAACATAATTTTGTCCTTAGCCCTTAGTGTGTTTCAAGTTTTAACAGTGTTGTGGGTAATCCTGTAGAGTAAActatttaaagatatttttaaatttatttcatttattcatttgattggtgttttacgccgtactagaacatttcacttataagacgacggctagaattatggtgggagaaaccgggtagaaccagggcgaaacccacgaccatccgcatccGTTGCTGGCAGATAggacagagaggaaaccagtaggagaagatatttttaaacatataagGATATTTATGCAAACTATACATTTCATGTGAATTTTGTGTTTAATccgttttttaaaaaaaggtggTGTACTTTTTTGCTCTGATTTTGAATGTTATCATTCTCACGCGGAAAGCCAGAAGTGTTTCCTGGTTTTTCAGTTCTAACACGTTCttgtcacgatatggctgaaatattgcctgAGTAGAGATCAACCCAAATAATGCATTAACTTATTCTAAACGTGTGTCTGGGTTGGTGGACAAGATATACAACTAACTGGTTTCCTGGCATAAAGATAGTGAATGCCGTCAAACCCAGATATACAACTCACTGGTTTCCTGGCATAAAGAGATTGGATGTTGTCACACCAAGATATACAACTCACTGGTTTCCTGGCACAAAGAGACTGGATGTTGTCACACCAAGATATACAACTCACTGGTTTCCTGGGATGACGTTCCTCTCTTCTTCCACGATGTACTTCCGCCTGTTTGTCTCGTCATAGGTGACATTGAAGCTGCGGATAATGTCCCGGCCATGATCGTACTGTGAGATACGGGTCTGTAATAATGTGAGATAAGGAATCCGATTATCTCATTAGTATTTAATGACGGGTATTTTCCTGGAACGCCACTTCTATGTGGaggctatttatttgattggtgtttttaccttgtgctgaagaatatttcattaatagaGCGTCGacgagcattatggttggaggaaaccgggcatagccctggggaaacccacgatcatccgcaggtttctgccagaccttcccaaattcgactggagaggaagccagtatggaTGAATTGGACTTTTGGAGAGGAAAGTGATGTATAGTGCTAATTATAATGACGATAATAATTCATATCGGAAAAGGACGGTAATGCTAATGATAAATATAATTATGACCGCAGCAATGATGCTAGTAATAGTAATGATAGTCATAGTATGTTACAGTATTTATTCACTGATTTGTCCGACTGGTATTTAACGTCCAAATCAGCAATATTTTACAATGAGAATGTTTATTGGGTCTAGGAAATGAGTCAAATCACAGTGGAATGCACCGCTTTTTTCTCGGTGTGATAATAGGTCTCCTTGCGTAAAGCTGCAACTTAACCTGGTTTCGAGTATAAGATCGCATTTTGATGGCAATATTTGTAACATTAGTCATGGTGCTCAAAGACGCCATTCCTTTGCACAGTGTTGCGCATTTTCAGCTCTTTCCCTATAATGAACATCTTTGATTTTGAACGATCACACAAGTTAACATTTACATTGCTTTATTAAAACCAGGTGATTGATTGTCCGCGTTTACATTCAATATCTATAAACCACTTCAGTAATTGTATTCAAAACCTATTAACTAAATATTATTTGACAACAACTGCAAACAAGCACATTTGAATGAATTGGGAATAAAGTGTATAAGAAATAATAGCTTTTATACTAATTGATTATAAATTGCAATACTATACTGGCAGTAGAGAAGACTCTGGAAGGCCTAAATAGGATtgcttgtgtttatttatttattatttgaagaGCGTTGTGAACAATAATTTGTTTCCAATTATTCAATGTGCCATTTTTTTGGTTTGTGGCGAAGTTGCTTGATATTACCAGATAAACCCACGACAAATTCAAAGGCAGATTTATGGCCAATCGCTCTCTCTTACTGGTCATACCATAACACTATATAGTGTAACTCTCAAGATCGTTTGGCCATGCAAAGCTATTTCAAACAACACTTCCAAGCTAATAAGTGGgatggtcttgcagcaacctgcggatggtcttcggtttcacccgggctctgcccgatttcctcccaccataatgctggctgccgtcgtataagtgaaatattcttgagtacagcataaaacaccaatcaaataaataaaccaatcactcactcactcaatcaattactcaatcactcaatcaatcactcaatcaatcactcaatcaatcaaagcTGATATGTATTAGTCGTTAAGTAATATTATCTGCTTTAGGCTGTCAGGATGCACTTGAAATTTAAGACTTCATTTTGCAGGTAGCATGTGATTTGTTGTCACGTAACCCATGACATAAGCATAATCGAACTACCTGAAAAGCATAGAAAGCATACTTGTGACTTGTGTAtaagaaaacatgtaaatggCCTTTATCGGTGTTAGACATGGCTGACACAAAGGGGCGTGCTCTCCAGATTAAATAAGAGCTTTTAGCGGTTAGGTCAAAATCTAGACTGCATTTATGATGTAAACTTTTATTTAGAAATTGAATTTGCAAATGTTCGGGCTCTAAGTAAAATGAAACATCGCGAGCACCGAAACATAGACACATTTGAACAGATGTAACATCATCAAACGAATTTGTTGCAAATATCTTCCCAGTAGTGACTCTATTTAGATCTACGTATAAACTATTTTGAAAGAACAGTTGTATATGTTTTAGCGCCAAAATAAATACTTCTCCATAACACTTTTTGATGTTGCCTCAATGTTTATCTCCTTCCCATGCTAATATTTCCATATCGTTTTTATTTTACTACATCTGAAAACGCCGGATCGCATTTatgcaaatgtttgttttccatAGGCTCAAACTATGAACAGCAGTGTTTTTAAATGTATGCGTGAGTTGGTATAGCTCATTCAAGCGTATACAAGTTGCTGAAAATACCAATTTTGTGTTTCCGTTATGCATAGGCTATCAGATAGCAAGTTTGTGATACAAAATAAGTATTAATATTACACCTGGCGTGCACAGGAAATATCCTTTGTCAATATTTTGTTTCTCTGCGAAAGACAATTAAGGAAATAACTCCAGAAGGCAAAAAGTCAAGATGTAATGCGGTCATCACAACTTTTGAGGAGTGTAAGTCTGTAAAATGATCTGACGCGGTTCGAGAGTAACGTGTTAGAAATAAACCAGATGAAGCAAAGACATGCGCTCTTGATGGTTACAAAATGCTGAAGGTTTACCCCGTACTTACTCGGAACTGTGTGGGCGGGGTGCATGGTGTAGGAAATTGTGCCCAAACGGCGCCGAGGATGCCCAAAAACACGAGCCCAAACAACTCCATCTTTACACCGATGTTTCGCTCTGAATTACCGTCCAACCCGGATAATGGTGTACACAGCAGGTGCTGTAGGCAAATGAATCAAGACCTGTCAATCAAATTCCGGATACGTACACTCCTGACAGAGAAGGGGATTAAGTCAATTGTTTACTGAAGGTATTCCACTTTGAGCAGATTGTAACATATTGTCACGTGTCACGCCCTATTGTACATTATCTTAAGCTGCATTTATCTACAGATTAAATGACAATCACTAACGAGAAACCCAGGCTTAAAGGTCGCCACTTGTTTCGTACCTGGATAAACGTGGTTAGAAGGTTGATTACTATTCCAAACCGCAGACTGACcgttgaaataaatgaaaatcacCATGTGTAACAGCTTTACTTTTATTAAAGTAGACGTAAGGTGTACAGCCCATTTTCCGTTTATTAAATTAACAAACCTTTTTGAAAGATCCTTGATTATGAATACGAAACGGATATACCCAACAGATCCAAGTCAGATTGATAAATTTACAGGATACtatgtttttctgtgtgttgGCAGGATATAGATTATATCctatgagtaaaatatttatgattacggcgtaaaacccaaTCAAACATAAATAAAGTTATAGAGTAATTAATGTGGGTTTGACTGTTTCCTTGTATGCTCTATTTATGTTCATTTCTTTCGGAAGTATGGTgaactgaaaaatttgtcaaagCAGGTAGCTAGTGGAGGTGGCGGATTTCCTGGGGCACGGTCCACCGATAAACCTCAAAGATGTCGTATATTcaactgaaataattttaattgttttactttatgtacatttcTCTTTCCATCATTGGATAAAAACAGGTGCACGTGCGATTCAGCAATTCGTGATGATGCAGCCCGTGGCGTCGTCTATGCGACAAACGCAAAACCGTCGTCCGGTAAAGCAAACCACGTATTGTATGATGACATACGACTGCTTGCCCACTGTACATCAACTGTCTCGAGTCAACAAATCACGATGTTTCACTATGCGACATGCAATAATAGGCGTTCaacacagtcaaataaataaatgcgtcCGTATGAAGCGAAGGCACCATTTTACAAAGCTTAAGGACCATGTCTCGAAGCGATAGCACGAAGACACAAATCCAATGGACGAAGACATACAAGGATGACATCTTATCGTACCTTCGTTACGTCCCTTCGTGCATCGTCTGAGTAATTCCCACCATCGTGTTATATCGCTTTGTACCATCGTTCTATATCAGTTCGTACCATCGTTCTACATCGCCTCGTACCATCGTTCCATATCGCTTCGTACCATCGTGTTATACTACCTCCTACCATCGTGCTATATCGCTTCGTACCATCGTTCTATATTGCTTCGTACCATCATTCTATATCGTTTCGTACCATCGTGCAATACTACTTCCTACCATCGTTCTTATCGCTTCGTATCATCGTGTTACACTCCTTCCTACCATcgtatatatattgcttgttGACAACCACAACATTTCTATACTGCATGATGGTATTTTAGTTCTGGCTTCGCGTTCTAAGTGTCACCTTGTCGGCAAAGCACAAGTACCGGAAGAACAAAGTTCAGAATGCACCGCTTCGGTCAGGAGAGAATGTTTCCTTGGGTGATGGAACGAAGTGATGACATGATGGAACGAAGTGATGACATGATGGAACGAAGTGATGACATGATGGTACGAGGCGGAGCGAAGGTCATGGTGACATCGATGGTGCTAACGTTTAATGGCACTGTCACATTGCTTCTCGTCATCGTTTGAACACTTCGTACCCTCGTCGTGTGATTCTACAATGGCACGACTGTGCGATGAAGCGCTTATCTGGCTGACACTATTTAAAAAACCCAaatcatgtatataaaacaagcTTTAAGAGTTTAACAATACATATACGAAGAAACATTTTAAGTTGTGGTGAAAGGCATGTCATTAAGGAAAGGACATTTTGGTAGTGACCGTGAGGTATTTTACAGAGAGCTCAATATGTAAAGAAAGGTCATTTTGGTAGTGACCGGGAGGGATTTTACAAATAGCTCAATATGTAAAGAAAGGTCATTTTGGTAGTGACCGGGAgggattttacagatagctcaATATGTAAGGAAAGTCCATTTTGGTAGTGACCCTGAaggattttacagatagctcaATATGTAAGGAAAGGTCATTTTGGTAGTGACCCTGAGGGATTTTACAGATGACTCAATATGTAAGGAAAGGCCATTTGGTAGTGACCCTGAGGGATTTTACAGATAACTCAATATGTAAAGAAAAGTCATTTTGGCAGTGGCCCTGAGGGATTTTACACATAACTCAGTATGTAAGGAAAGGTCATTTTGGTAGTGACCGGGAGGGTTTTTACAGATAGCTCAATATGTAAGGAAAGGTCATTTTGGTAGTGACCGTGAGGGATTTTACAGATGGCTCAATATGTAAGGAAAGGTCATTTTGGGACATTTTGGTAGTGACCGTGAGGGATTTTACAGATGGCTCAATATGTAAGGAAAGGTCATTTTGGTAGTGACCGTGAGGGATTTTAGAGATGGTTCAGTATGTAAGGAAAGGTCATTTTAGTAGTGACCGTGAGGGATTTTAGAGATGACTCAGTATGTAAGAGAAGGTCATTTTGGTAGTGCCCGTGAGGGATTTTACAGATATAGccgacaagttaaaagaaacagatcATAGCACAAATTGTTTACGTGCGTGGCATTTAGAAATTGGTAAGGAAGTACACTGAACAATGTTCCTTGTGGTAGAGAACTTTCTGGTTCATTAGCATGACTATATAGCGTGACTGTCGCGAATTCTATAAATCTCTCGAAGAGCATAGTACACATAGGGGTTTTGCTATCATCGAcgacgaataaataaataaataaccatgtgTATTGCAAAAACAAgtgtaaattaataatttgaacaATATGTAAATCAGGATGCTGATTAAAGTTTAGATATTGCAAACACTGACTAACAACCGACTTGCAAGTTGGAAGAGGATGAGAAGAGTAGAGAATTACGGTATAAATTTGTCTTAAGTTTTAAAGCTGCATAATATTTGTTACTGGGACGTgggaagcaaatgaaaagtgGTGGGGTCGTTATCCCAATCAATGAGACGAGGGTGCAGCGATCGCCAAGGCCCCAGAAGTTTTTGAACCATACATATCCGTAGGCGAGTTTGAACgtgttttaagagaaaaaaatatccatcctCAAGGCTGTGACGAAGAAAGCCTGTACTGCACATTGTGACGCAAATTTAGTTTGCGAATCACGTACACACTTTACATGTTTATACGTACTTTCCGTTGAAATACCGACACGCGCTATGTgagttgtaaaatatttaatccAATGGCGCATGCGGATAAACTGAACAGTGTTTGTTATACACTGACCAGAGTAATCAGACCTGTACGCTGCGAGGTGGAGAGGTGGTGGGGTCGTACGTAGGCACGTGGAATAATTATCCCAGTCAGTTATAGGCGAGGGTTCAGGAAGCTCTGAAGTTCCAGACGTCTGGAGACATGTTCTGAATGCCTTTTCGACCAGTTAAAGTAAATATAAACAGATGTACGGAGCCTTCAacttgaaaatacatgtattgaaaatttgtgtgctAAGATGGAGATCATCGGAACGGGGAAGCTAGAGGCATCCACAAAATCGCAAAAGGCAATTCCAATCCAGCTTTGTGATAAAAACCTAGGTAAACTCGATATATATACTCTTACGttctttgtgatagaaaacatgcaGGCATGGCTTCATGAAACATCAGCATCGTTTGCAAGCATTATCGCCTTGCTAAAAATATGCAATAAAATAGGGCAAATACTGGCTGAGTTTCTCAGGGTGCTGGAGGATAGGAGGCCTCCGGAGGAATTAATAGACGTTAGTTTTCACCCCATTTGAATGCTTCGTTACATTGCCCAATTTtctgcaaattacaaaatttcagataccATGACGACATGAACGCTTTTCCCCGAGGTTAAAATATCTGACCAAAAAAATTACA
This region includes:
- the LOC135464419 gene encoding uncharacterized protein LOC135464419: MELFGLVFLGILGAVWAQFPTPCTPPTQFRTRISQYDHGRDIIRSFNVTYDETNRRKYIVEEERNVIPGNQFFTYIVLVQEKVLYTIDHKTHVCTKTPNPTWRSIAIAPNSTFEDQLSFGGPGEVIYASQWSDRVPLRKSESLLVEFTAQKCYPLRFVYVTRGDVTATVSEFYRDFQMGIPDTSVFTPPSECRSAKWVPQPKHFLGMSLIWRSTMQIALLLLISAVAILAQDPTPCFTPRQFHGRVAQYNHAQDYERKFIFTYDEPNRRIVVFEEDLVVIPGKKFYEYLILNNENVLYTINIKTRECTRSTPQPWRSWGIPQNATFEDEYTVGGPGEEIFVTEWSDRIPLRRREFWIGSFSNKNCYPIRTVVIANANITDTVTTNYYDIIEGIPNPNDFVPPPECNQAKFVENAYIAFHH